The following proteins are co-located in the Chaetodon auriga isolate fChaAug3 chromosome 23, fChaAug3.hap1, whole genome shotgun sequence genome:
- the dock9b gene encoding dedicator of cytokinesis protein 9 isoform X7: MQGRAGKAPKREMVIESPQQYKSLAEIEAEVEAGSQVAAVKPKIIEPLDYENVILQRKTQIISDVLRDMLQFPTDDFQISTLRRQGRTLFSTVPDTAEKEAHSLFVQECIKTYKSDWHVVNYKYEEYSGDFRQLPNKVLRPEKLAAHLFEVDEDVEKDEDTASLGSQKGGVSKHGWLYKGNMNSAISVTMRSFKRRYFHLAQLGDGSYNLNFYKDENTSKEPKGTIFLDSCMGVVQNSKVRRFAFELKMQDKSTFLLAADSEAEMEEWIGTLNKILHSSFEQAMQEKRNGELHDDEEHGKTDLSSGSFQDGFQTARDIESKMRSEARLKLFTLDPDTQKLDFSGIEPDVRQFEEKFGKRVLVSCHDLSFNLQGCVAENEEGPTTNVEPFYVVLSLFDVQNSRKISADFHVDLNHPLVRQLTSGSSSGQDLHINGSGDGPLAGHRQASGLPAGALQYPRQGVFSVTCPHPEIFLVARIEKVLQGGITHCTEPYMKSSDSAKMAQKVLKNAKTACSRLGQYRMPFAWAARPVFKDASGALDKSARFSALYRQDSSKLSDEDMFKLLTDFRKPEKMAKLPVLLGNLDVTIDSVAPDVTNCVTSSYIPVRNFEGNGPGSALLEVEEFVPCIAKCSQPCTIYKNHLYVYPKHLKYDGQKSFAKARNIAVCIEFKDSDEDEAPPLKCIYGRPGGPLFTKQAHAAVLHHQQNPEFYDEIKIELPTQLHEKHHLLFTFYHVSCDSNSKKKDLVETPVGSAWLPLLKDGRVIMNEQQLPVAANLPAGYLGSQDGINKHSGSEIKWVDGGKPLFKVSTHLVSTVYTQDQHLHNFFHHCQSMEMSEQASEGELVKYLKSLHAMEGHVMVNFLPTILNQLFCVLTRATHEDVAVNVTRVMVHIVAQCHEEGLEHYLRSYVKFVFKPEPYSSTNVKTVHEELAKSMTAILKPSTDFLTSNKLLKHSWYFFEALVKSMAHYLIECGKVKLSRNQRFSASFYHAVETLVNMLMPHITQKYKDNLDAARNANHSLAVFIKRCFTFMDRGFVFKQINNYMNCFVPGDPKTLYEFKFEFLRVVCNHEHYVPLNLPMPFGKGRIQRFQDLQLDYSLTDDFCRNHFLVGLLMREVGGALQEFREIRQIAIQVLKGLMIKHTFDDRYAAKSQQARLATLYLPLFGLLQENVYRLDMKESALLSNHNNTREDSLVPNSMVTPQKPGSCIENALHKDVFGVISGTASPHNSTPNVSSVHHADSRGSLVSTDSGNSLLDKSSDKTNSLEKNQCASALGSTVLRCDKLDRDEIKNLLMCFLHILKSMSEEALFAYWNKAAPSDLMDFFTLIEVCLHQFRYMGKRFIVRSQEGAGPVAPDRKSLTLPVSRNRAGILHARLQQLGTLENAHTFNNMYSHTEADVSSQCLLEANVSTEVCLTVLDTLSIFIMGFKTQLNSDLGHNPLMKKVFQVHLCFLQIPQSEAALKQVFTSLRTFIYKFPCTFFDGRADMCASLCYEILKCCNSKLSSIRSDAAHLLYFLMKSNFDYTGRKSFVRTHLQVVIAVSQLIADVIGIGGTRFQQSLSIINNCANSDKNIKHTAFPSDVKDLTKRIRTVLMATEQMKEHENDPEMLVDLQYSLAKSYTSTPELRKTWLDSMARIHNKNGDLSEAAMCYVHVAALVAEYLWRKGMFRQGCSAFRVITPNIDEEAAMMEDVGMQDVHFNEEVLMELLEECADGLWKAERYELIADVYRLIIPIYEQRRDFEKLTHLYDTLHRAYTKVMEVMHSGKRLLGTYFRVAFFGQGFFEDEDGKEYIYKEPKFTPLSEISQRLLKLYSDKFGQENVKIIQDSGRVNPKDLDSKYAYIQVTHVTPYLDDKELEDRKTDFEKSHNIQRFVFETPFTVSGKKQGGVEEQCKRRTVLTTTHCFPYVKKRIAVMYQHQTDLSPIEVAIDEMSAKVAELRLLCSASEVDMIRLQLKLQGSISVQVNAGPLAYARAFLDDGSAKKYPDNKVKQLKEVFRQFVDACGQALGVNERLIKEDQQEYHDEMKANYRDLTRELSNIMHEQINPVEDGTRSALSDSMGIFNAISGTPTSANPHGSTTIL; the protein is encoded by the exons TAAGGTGCTGAGACCTGAGAAACTGGCAGCTCACCTTTTTGAGGTGGATGAAGATGTGGAAAAAGATGAG gacacAGCCTCCCTCGGCTCTCAGAAAGGAGGAGTATCTAAACATGGCTGGCTGTACAAAGGCAACATGAACAGTGCAATCAGTGTTACCATGCGG TCCTTCAAGCGGAGGTACTTCCATCTGGCCCAGCTGGGAGATGGATCCTACAACCTCAACTTCTACAAGGATGAGAACACCTCCAAGGAACCCAAAGGAACCATCTTCCTGGACTCATGCATGGGGGTTGTTCAG AACAGCAAAGTGCGTCGGTTCGCCTTTGAGCTGAAGATGCAGGATAAGAGCACCTTCCTGTTGGCTGCAGACAGCGAAGCGGAGATGGAGGAGTGGATTGGCACCCTCAACAAGAttctccacagcagctttgaGCAGGCCATGCAGGAGAAGAGGAACGGAGAGCTGCATGACG ATGAGGAGCACGGAAAAACAGACCTCTCCTCCGGAAGTTTTCAAGACGGCTTTCAG ACTGCCAGAGATATCGAGTCCAAAATGAGGAGCGAGGCTCGCCTGAAACTGTTCACCTTGGACCCTGACACACAG AAACTGGATTTCTCTGGCATTGAACCAGACGTGCGGCAGTTTGAAGAGAAGTTTGGAAAGAGAGTCCTGGTCAGCTGCCATGACCTGTCCTTCAACCTGCAGGGCTGCGTTGCAGAGAATGAAGAGGGACCAACAACTAAT GTGGAGCCTTTCTACGTGGTCCTGTCCCTCTTCGACGTCCAGAACAGCAGAAAGATCTCAGCCGACTTCCACGTGGATCTCAACCACCCTCTGGTCCGACAGCTGACATCGGGCTCTAGCAGCGGACAGGACTTGCACATCAATGGCAGTGGCGATGGTCCCCTGGCTGGCCACAGGCAGGCCAGTGGGCTCCCAGCCGGGGCTCTCCAGTACCCCAGACAGGGGGTGTTCTCGGTCACATGCCCCCATCCAGAGATCTTCCTGGTGGCGAGGATTGAGAAGGTCCTGCAGGGAGGGATCACCCACTGCACCGAACCCTACATGAAGAGCTCAGACTCTGCTAAG ATGGCTCAAAAGGTGCTGAAGAATGCTAAGACAGCCTGCAGCAGACTGGGACAGTACAGGATGCCATTCGCCTGGGCTGCAAG gcctGTGTTCAAAGACGCGTCAGGGGCTTTGGACAAAAGCGCTCGCTTCTCAGCTCTTTACAGACAGGACAGCAGCAAGCTGTCAGACGAGGACATGTTCAAGCTGCTTACTGACTTCAGAAA ACCAGAGAAAATGGCCAAACTCCCCGTGCTCTTAGGGAACTTAGATGTGACGATTGACAGTGTGGCCCCGGATGTAACCA ATTGTGTCACTTCCTCGTACATCCCTGTGAGGAACTTTGAAGGCAACGGGCCTGGCAGCGCTCtcctggaggtggaggagttcGTACCCTGCATCGCTAAGTGCTCCCAGCCATGCACCATCTATAAAAACCACCTCTATGTGTACCCAAAGCATCTCAAATATGATGGACAGAAGTCCTTTGCTAAG GCGAGGAATATTGCTGTTTGCATTGAATTCAAGGATTCGGACGAGGATGAAGCCCCGCCGCTGAAG TGCATCTATGGTCGCCCGGGAGGTCCTCTGTTCACGAAGCAGGCACATGCAGCAGTCCTGCACCACCAGCAGAACCCTGAGTTCTATGATGAG ATAAAGATAGAGCTGCCGACTCAGCTGCATGAGAAGCATCACCTTCTCTTCACCTTCTATCATGTTAGCTGTGACAGCAACAGCAAGAAGAAAGACCTGGTGGAGACTCCAG TGGGTTCAGCCTGGCTGCCTCTGCTGAAGGATGGTAGAGTCATCATGAATGAACAGCAGCTGCCTGTGGCCGCCAATCTGCCCGCCGGGTACCTCGGCTCCCAGGATGGTATCAACAAG CACTCCGGCTCGGAGATCAAATGGGTGGACGGAGGAAAACCGCTGTTCAAAGTCTCAACTCATCTCGTCTCCACAGTTTACACTCAG GATCAGCACTTGCAcaacttcttccaccactgtcaaAGCATGGAGATGTCAGAACAAGCTTCAGAGGGGGAGCTGGTGAAATACCTGAAG AGTCTCCACGCCATGGAGGGTCATGTGATGGTCAACTTTCTGCCCACCATCCTCAACCAGCTGTTCTGCGTCCTAACCAGAGCCACACACGAGGACGTGGCTGTCAACGTGACCAG GGTGATGGTTCACATTGTAGCGCAGTGCCACGAAGAAGGCCTCGAGCATTACCTGAGATCTTATGTCAAG TTTGTGTTTAAGCCAGAGCCTTATTCCTCCACCAATGTGAAGACAGTTCATGAGGAGCTGGCTAAGTCCATGACGGCCATTCTCAAACCATCCACAGACTTCCTGACTAGCAACAAGCTCCTGAAG CACTCGTGGTACTTCTTTGAAGCCCTGGTGAAATCAATGGCTCATTATCTCATAGAGTGCGGGAAGGTCAAG CTCTCCAGGAACCAGCGTTTCTCTGCGTCGTTCTACCACGCCGTGGAGACTCTGGTCAATATGCTGATGCCTCACATCACCCAGAAATACAAGGACAACCTGGATGCGGCTCGCAACGCCAACCACAGCCTGGCAGTTTTCATCAAG CGCTGCTTCACCTTCATGGACAGAGGCTTTGTGTTCAAGCAGATCAACAACTACATGAACTGCTTTGTGCCCGGAGACCCCAAG ACTTTGTATGAGTTCAAGTTCGAGTTCCTGCGGGTGGTTTGCAACCATGAGCACTATGTCCCTCTTAACCTGCCCATGCCCTTTGGAAAAGGCAGAATTCAAAGGTTCCAAG ATCTTCAGCTGGACTATTCTCTGACTGACGACTTCTGTCGAAACCACTTCCTGGTGGGGCTGCTGATGAGGGAGGTGGGTGGGGCTCTGCAGGAGTTCCGAGAGATCCGTCAGATCGCCATCCAGGTGCTCAAGGGCCTGATGATCAAACACACGTTTGACGACCGCTATGCGGCCAAA AGCCAGCAGGCCAGGCTCGCCACCCTCTACCTCCCTCTGTTTGGTCTGCTCCAGGAGAACGTCTACAGGCTTGACATGAAGGAATCGGCCCTCCTCAGCAACCACAAT AATACCAGGGAGGACTCTCTGGTGCCCAACTCCATGGTGACTCCACAGAAACCTGGGAGCTGCATAGAAAACGCCCTCCACAAAGACGTGTTCGGGGTCATCTCTGGAACAG CCTCCCCTCACAACTCCACGCCCAACGTCAGCTCCGTTCACCACGCCGACTCCAGAGGCTCGCTGGTCTCCACCGACTCTGGAAACAGCCTGCTGGACAAGAGCAGCGACAAGACCAACTCCCTGGAGAAG AACCAGTGTGCGTCGGCTCTGGGCAGCACTGTGCTGCGCTGTGACAAATTGGACCGGGACGAGATCAAAAACCTGCTCATGTGCTTTCTGCACATCCTCAAGAGCATGTCAGAGG AGGCCCTTTTTGCATACTGGAACAAAGCAGCTCCCTCAGATCTAATGGACTTCTTCACATTAATAGA agTCTGCCTCCACCAGTTCAGATACATGGGCAAGAGATTCATCGTCAG GAGCCAGGAGGGGGCAGGGCCTGTAGctccagacaggaagtctctGACCCTGCCTGTGTCTCGTAACAGGGCGGGGATCCTGCACGCCCGCCTTCAGCAGCTGGGAACTCTGGAGAACGCTCACACCTTCAACAACA TGTACTCTCATACGGAGGCAGACGTGAGCAGCCAGTGCCTGCTGGAGGCCAACGTGTCCACGgaggtctgtctgactgtgctGGACACACTCAGCATCTTCATCATGGGATTCAAG ACTCAGCTGAATTCAGATCTTGGTCACAACCCCCTGATGAAGAAAGTGTTCCAGGTCCATCTGTGCTTCCTGCAGATCCCTCAGTCTGAGGCCGCCCTCAAACAGGTCTTCACCTCCCTCAGGACCTTCATCTACAAG TTCCCCTGCACCTTCTTTGATGGCCGGGCCGACATGTGTGCCTCTCTGTGCTATGAAATCCTCAAGTGCTGTAACTCCAAGCTGAGCTCAATCCGCAGCGACGCCGCCCATCTTCTCTACTTCCTCATGAAAAGCAACTTTGACTACACCGGACGCAAGTCTTTCGTACGAACTCACCTGCAG GTGGTCAtcgctgtcagtcagctgattgCTGATGTCATCGGCATCGGAGGTACCCGTTTCCAGCAGTCGCTCTCCATCATTAACAACTGTGCCAACAGTGACAAGAACATCAAG cacacagcattTCCGTCAGACGTGAAGGACCTGACCAAGCGCATCAGAACCGTGCTGATGGCCACAGAGCAGATGAAGGAGCACGAGAACGACCCGGAGATGCTGGTGGACCTCCAGTACAGCTTGGCCAAGTCCTACACCAGCACACCTGAGCTCCGCAAGACCTGGCTGGACAGCATGGCTCGCATCCACAACAAGAACGGGGATCTCTCAGAG GCCGCCATGTGTTATGTGCACGTTGCTGCCCTGGTAGCTGAGTACCTGTGGAGGAAAG GTATGTTCAGGCAGGGCTGCTCGGCTTTCCGCGTCATCACTCCAAACATCGACGAGGAGGCGGCCATGATGGAGGACGTGGGCATGCAGGATGTTCACTTTAATGAG gaggtgctgatggagctgctggaggagtgTGCTGATGGTCTCTGGAAGGCGGAGCGCTATGAGCTCATCGCTGATGTCTACAGGCTCATCATTCCCATCTATGAACAGCGCAGAGACTTTGAG aaacTGACTCACCTGTACGACACCCTCCACCGTGCCTACACCAAAGTGATGGAGGTGATGCATAGTGGAAAAAGGTTGCTGGGAACTTACTTCAGAGTGGCCTTCTTTGGACAG GGCTTCTTTGAAGATGAAGACGGAAAGGAATACATCTACAAGGAGCCAAAGTTCACTCCGCTGTCAGAGATTTCCCAGAGACTCCTGAAGCTCTACTCCGACAAGTTTGGTCAGGAGAACGTCAAGATCATTCAGGACTCTGGCAGG GTGAACCCCAAGGACCTCGACTCCAAGTACGCCTACATCCAGGTGACCCACGTCACACCCTACCTAGATgacaaggagctggaggacaggaagacCGACTTTGAGAAGAGCCACAACATCCAGCGCTTTGTGTTCGAGACGCCGTTCACCGTGTCGGGCAAGAagcagggaggggtggaggagcagTGCAAACGGAGGACTGTTCTCACCA CCACCCACTGTTTCCCTTATGTGAAGAAGCGGATAGCAGTCATGTACCAACACCAGACCGACCTGAGCCCCATCGAGGTGGCCATAGACGAGATGAGCGCCAAGGTGGCCGAGCTGCGACTCCTGTGCTCGGCCTCTGAGGTGGACATGATCCGCCTGCAGCTCAAACTGCAAGGCAGCATCAGCGTTCAG GTCAATGCCGGTCCTCTCGCGTACGCCAGAGCCTTCCTCGACGACGGCAGTGCCAAGAAATATCCTGACAACAAGGTCAAACAGCTCAAAGAGGTGTTCAG GCAGTTTGTGGACGCCTGCGGTCAGGCGCTGGGAGTGAACGAGCGGCTGATCAAAGAGGACCAGCAGGAGTATCACGATGAGATGAAGGCCAACTACAGGGACCTGACCAGGGAGCTGTCAAACATCATGCATGAACAG ATAAACCCAGTGGAGGACGGCACGAGGAGCGCTCTGTCTGACTCTATGGGCATCTTCAACGCCATCAGCGGCACACCAACCAGTGCCAACCCACATGGCTCCACCACCATACTCTGA